In Thermosynechococcus sichuanensis E542, a single genomic region encodes these proteins:
- the bioB gene encoding biotin synthase BioB, whose translation MSTVLTTDWQRLADLALADECLSRDQARAVLQAPDTELLNQLAAAYRVRYHYWGNRVRLHYLLNAQSGLCPEDCHYCSQSKISTAEIEKYPLLSQEKILAAADRAAQLKAGTFCMVISGRSPSEKVFEQVLAAIQAVKERYPLKICACLGLLTAEQTARLAAAGVDRVNHNLNTSENFHGNICTTHTFSDRDQTLANIQAAGITTCSGGILGMGESDDDVIDLALALRQRQVTSVPVNFLIPIPGTPLGQQHNLNPRHCLRILVLFRLLLPRQEIRIAGGREVHLRSLQPLGLYAANSIFVGDYLTTPGQAPHQDWQMIADAGFVLEDPQGRAIAP comes from the coding sequence ATGAGTACAGTATTGACGACCGATTGGCAGCGCCTTGCCGATTTAGCCCTTGCCGATGAATGCCTCAGCCGCGATCAAGCCCGCGCGGTGTTACAAGCCCCGGATACCGAACTTCTGAATCAACTGGCCGCAGCCTATCGGGTGCGCTACCACTACTGGGGGAATCGGGTACGGCTGCACTATCTCCTCAATGCCCAAAGTGGCCTGTGTCCAGAGGATTGCCACTACTGCTCCCAATCCAAAATCTCCACCGCTGAGATTGAAAAGTATCCCCTACTCTCGCAGGAAAAAATTCTTGCCGCTGCCGATCGCGCTGCTCAACTCAAGGCGGGTACGTTTTGCATGGTGATTTCTGGGCGATCGCCCAGTGAAAAGGTCTTTGAGCAGGTGCTTGCTGCTATTCAGGCAGTGAAGGAACGCTATCCCCTGAAAATCTGTGCTTGCCTAGGCTTACTCACCGCTGAACAAACAGCACGGCTGGCGGCGGCCGGTGTAGATCGTGTCAATCACAACCTGAATACGTCGGAAAACTTCCACGGCAACATTTGCACTACCCACACCTTTAGCGATCGCGACCAGACATTGGCCAATATCCAAGCCGCTGGCATTACCACCTGCTCTGGGGGCATTTTGGGCATGGGGGAATCCGATGACGATGTGATTGATCTTGCCCTCGCCCTACGGCAACGGCAGGTGACCAGTGTACCGGTGAACTTTTTGATTCCCATTCCGGGAACCCCCCTTGGCCAACAGCACAACCTGAATCCGCGCCACTGTTTACGCATTCTCGTGCTCTTTCGGCTGCTGTTGCCGCGTCAAGAGATCCGCATTGCCGGTGGCCGCGAAGTGCATCTGCGATCGCTGCAACCCCTTGGCCTCTATGCGGCCAACTCCATTTTTGTCGGCGATTATCTAACGACCCCTGGGCAAGCCCCCCACCAAGACTGGCAAATGATTGCCGATGCGGGCTTTGTCCTCGAAGACCCTCAAGGGCGGGCGATCGCCCCATAA
- a CDS encoding E3 ubiquitin ligase family protein — translation MGVLGGLLLIAAILLFFVQRHYRRKLRSLKIATPSTTADLHQLQQQVAQEIGAGNLREYVKVCGQIVVDQPLISELKQVPCVHYRMCVSREYEEQVRETDSEGHTRWRTERRSDTMSSNSQTIPFRVRDRYGEIEVDARGADIETIQVLDEFRPANNMGRLGFGSFQINGGSLTFGSGNTIGYRYQEWITPVNRPVLVVGLASDQTGTLRIERPTTKGQQFLVSLKSEDSLSQDTSNAVLYSTIGAAACGGLGVLLILAGLL, via the coding sequence ATGGGCGTTTTGGGTGGCCTTTTGCTAATTGCGGCGATCCTCCTCTTTTTTGTGCAGCGCCACTATCGCCGGAAGCTCCGTAGCCTCAAGATAGCTACGCCATCTACCACAGCGGATCTTCATCAGCTCCAACAGCAGGTGGCTCAAGAAATTGGCGCTGGCAACCTGCGGGAATATGTGAAAGTTTGCGGCCAAATTGTGGTGGATCAACCCCTAATCTCAGAGCTAAAGCAGGTGCCCTGTGTCCACTACCGTATGTGTGTCAGCCGCGAATATGAGGAACAGGTGCGCGAAACCGATAGTGAAGGCCATACCCGCTGGCGTACCGAACGCCGCTCCGACACAATGAGCAGCAATAGTCAGACTATTCCTTTCCGCGTCCGCGATCGCTACGGTGAGATTGAAGTGGATGCCCGTGGGGCTGACATAGAAACCATCCAAGTTCTCGATGAATTTCGACCCGCCAATAACATGGGTCGCCTTGGTTTTGGCAGCTTTCAGATCAACGGGGGCAGCCTCACCTTTGGCAGTGGCAATACCATTGGTTATCGCTATCAGGAGTGGATTACGCCCGTGAATCGCCCAGTGTTAGTTGTGGGCCTAGCCAGTGATCAAACGGGCACGCTGCGGATTGAACGCCCCACCACCAAGGGGCAACAGTTCTTGGTTTCCCTGAAATCAGAAGACAGCCTGAGTCAAGATACGAGTAATGCTGTGCTCTATTCAACCATTGGCGCTGCGGCCTGCGGGGGGTTGGGGGTCTTGCTGATCTTGGCGGGGTTGCTGTAG
- the rsmA gene encoding 16S rRNA (adenine(1518)-N(6)/adenine(1519)-N(6))-dimethyltransferase RsmA, which produces MRARKRFGQHWLRSESVLAQMIAAAELHAGDRVLEIGPGRGALTRPLLASGAEVVAVELDRDLCGQLQRQFGSERFQLIAGDILRLDLAPLGCNKVVANIPYNITGPLLGHLLGSIARPRRPAFERLILLVQKEIGDRLMAAPGSKAYGALSVRGQFLATCEKVCAVPPHAFQPPPKVDSVVICLRPHATLPKVRSPQWLETLLKQGFATRRKMLANALKSLVEPDQVRQALRQLGRDVNSRAEALSLEDWLALSELLQQPRQDQQDPQPPAGRSANG; this is translated from the coding sequence ATTCGTGCCCGCAAACGGTTTGGCCAGCACTGGCTGCGCAGCGAATCGGTTTTAGCTCAGATGATTGCAGCGGCTGAACTGCACGCGGGCGATCGCGTCCTAGAAATTGGTCCTGGTCGGGGCGCCCTCACTCGCCCTCTCCTAGCCAGCGGTGCTGAGGTGGTGGCCGTTGAACTGGATCGAGATCTCTGTGGCCAATTGCAACGGCAGTTTGGCAGTGAGCGGTTTCAGTTAATTGCGGGGGATATTCTGCGCCTAGACTTAGCGCCCTTGGGGTGCAATAAGGTGGTGGCCAACATCCCCTACAACATTACAGGCCCCTTGCTGGGGCATTTGCTTGGCAGTATTGCCCGACCGCGTCGCCCGGCCTTTGAGCGGTTGATTCTGCTGGTGCAAAAAGAAATTGGCGATCGCCTGATGGCAGCTCCCGGCAGCAAGGCCTACGGTGCCCTCTCCGTACGGGGGCAATTTCTGGCCACCTGTGAGAAGGTGTGTGCGGTGCCTCCCCATGCCTTTCAGCCGCCGCCTAAGGTGGATTCAGTAGTCATTTGCTTGCGACCCCACGCCACGCTACCCAAGGTGCGATCGCCCCAATGGTTGGAAACGCTCCTTAAACAGGGCTTTGCCACTCGCCGTAAGATGCTGGCCAATGCCCTCAAGTCCCTCGTGGAACCGGATCAAGTGCGCCAAGCGCTGCGTCAGTTGGGGCGAGATGTCAATAGCCGCGCCGAAGCCCTCAGCCTTGAGGATTGGCTAGCCCTCAGTGAACTGCTACAGCAACCCCGCCAAGATCAGCAAGACCCCCAACCCCCCGCAGGCCGCAGCGCCAATGGTTGA
- the eno gene encoding phosphopyruvate hydratase, protein MMDTAIATIRAREILDSRGRPTVEAEVELDCGIVGLAQVPSGASTGSFEAHELRDGDPKRYGGKGVLTAVENIETTILSALVDLNALDQTTIDQCLLELDGSENKSNLGANAILAVSLATAKAAAEYLGQPLYRYLGGPLANVLPVPMMNVINGGAHAANNIDFQEFMIMPIGAPSFREGLRWGAEVFAALRQVLANKGLLTGVGDEGGFAPNLDSNQAALDILLQAIETAGYTPGTDVALALDVAANEFYEDGKYVFDNASRTGPELIRYYEELVSNYPIVSIEDGLQEEDWENWALLTETLGGRIQLVGDDLFVTNPKRLQRGIDNGVANAILIKLNQIGSLTETLQTIDLATRKGYRSVISHRSGETEDTTIADLAVATRAGQIKTGSLCRSERVAKYNRLLRIEAELGDQAVYAPTVGLGPR, encoded by the coding sequence ATGATGGATACGGCGATCGCAACAATTCGTGCCCGCGAAATTCTCGACTCGCGGGGGCGCCCCACGGTAGAAGCAGAGGTAGAGCTAGATTGTGGCATTGTTGGACTGGCTCAGGTTCCCAGTGGTGCCTCAACGGGGAGTTTTGAAGCCCATGAACTGCGGGATGGCGATCCCAAACGCTATGGTGGCAAAGGTGTCCTCACGGCCGTTGAAAATATTGAAACCACGATTCTCAGTGCCCTTGTGGATCTCAATGCCCTTGATCAGACGACGATTGACCAATGCCTCTTGGAACTGGATGGCAGTGAGAACAAATCCAACCTCGGTGCCAATGCCATTCTTGCGGTTTCCCTTGCCACAGCTAAAGCAGCGGCCGAATATCTCGGTCAACCCCTCTACCGCTATTTGGGAGGGCCTCTGGCCAATGTGCTGCCTGTACCCATGATGAATGTCATTAACGGCGGTGCCCATGCGGCCAACAACATTGACTTTCAAGAATTCATGATCATGCCGATTGGTGCCCCTAGTTTTCGGGAGGGACTGCGCTGGGGAGCAGAAGTATTTGCGGCTTTGCGTCAGGTGCTTGCCAATAAGGGTTTGCTGACAGGAGTGGGGGATGAAGGGGGCTTTGCGCCTAACCTCGACTCCAACCAAGCGGCTTTGGATATTTTGCTTCAGGCCATTGAAACAGCAGGTTACACCCCCGGCACGGATGTTGCCCTCGCCCTCGATGTCGCCGCCAATGAATTTTATGAAGACGGCAAATATGTGTTTGATAATGCCAGCCGCACCGGCCCTGAGTTAATCCGCTACTACGAGGAACTGGTGAGCAACTATCCCATTGTCTCGATTGAGGACGGATTGCAGGAGGAGGACTGGGAAAACTGGGCACTCTTGACTGAAACCCTTGGCGGGCGCATTCAACTGGTGGGGGATGACCTGTTTGTTACCAATCCCAAGCGCTTGCAACGGGGGATTGATAATGGTGTGGCCAATGCCATCTTGATTAAGCTCAATCAGATTGGCTCCTTAACCGAAACCCTGCAAACCATTGATCTGGCAACCCGCAAAGGCTACCGCTCAGTGATTAGCCACCGCTCTGGGGAAACCGAAGACACGACGATTGCGGATCTGGCCGTGGCGACCCGTGCCGGTCAAATTAAAACCGGTTCCCTTTGCCGCAGTGAACGGGTTGCCAAGTATAATCGCCTGCTGCGCATTGAAGCAGAACTCGGGGATCAGGCGGTCTATGCGCCCACGGTGGGCTTGGGGCCGCGCTAA
- a CDS encoding heavy metal translocating P-type ATPase: protein MTTIARSRSPQSEIPARPITTETVHYQVVHWIRGRFRIRIPRLGFDAEYGARLLYIVGSLPAVTTARINPPARSLVVEYNPKLFGEALATIQGQIFESIQVAANPDLPALSTEKATPATETHQINYWERLGLPALGLGLSVASLMGVPIPGYVIASVVIAGATPVFQRAWEAIQEEKQLTIDFLDGLAIALHTMQGHYFAPSFMLGLIEGGEVIRDLTARGSERANLDLLDCLGKTAFVERDGVEVEVAVKDLVEGDRVVVYPGDQIPVDGIILRGTGLIDQCKLTGESVPVTRTEGMEVFASTLLVDGQLVILAERVGNNTRAGVIVGLMQSAPVHDTRIENYAAMVANKAVIPTLAIGTGVGLLSGDLNRAIALLTLDLGTGIRVSVPTTILSALTYAAQHGVLIRSGRAIEKLAQIDTIVFDKTGTLTQGHAGVTDIKVMDPRFSADDILSMAASAEQGLTHPVAEAIVRHARETHQPLFDCEDWEYRVGLGVATKVRGVDLRVGSRRMMEQENICLIDLHERFPDLDSGRASIVYVAGDGRLIGVILYSDPIRNESPEVIRELKGAGITPHMLTGDIGRVARAVAKDLGIAPDNIYAEAFPEKKVEVVRALHDSGKVVAFCGDGINDSAALAYADVSISFAGATDIARETADVVLMEDDLRGLTLAIRIAKQAMEIVWQNTAIVAIPNIGALLSGIFFALDPILAVVINNGTAILAELNGLRPLAGPGGPLPLPPVKDTQEFLAEWEATHPDQPVQHIPPKATGTQAEPSRLAG from the coding sequence ATGACCACTATTGCCCGAAGTCGTTCCCCGCAGTCTGAGATACCCGCCCGCCCTATCACCACAGAAACGGTTCACTATCAGGTTGTGCATTGGATTAGGGGTCGCTTTCGGATTCGTATTCCTCGCTTGGGCTTTGATGCTGAATATGGAGCACGGCTGCTCTACATTGTTGGCAGTTTACCGGCAGTGACAACGGCGCGCATTAACCCGCCAGCGCGCTCCCTTGTGGTGGAATATAACCCCAAGCTCTTTGGGGAAGCTCTGGCAACAATTCAGGGGCAAATTTTTGAGTCCATTCAAGTGGCGGCCAATCCCGACCTTCCTGCCCTGAGCACTGAGAAAGCCACCCCTGCAACTGAAACTCACCAAATTAACTATTGGGAACGCTTGGGCTTACCGGCTCTTGGTTTGGGTTTAAGTGTCGCCTCCCTGATGGGGGTACCAATTCCGGGCTATGTCATTGCCAGTGTGGTGATTGCCGGGGCAACGCCAGTGTTTCAGCGGGCATGGGAAGCAATTCAAGAGGAGAAACAGTTAACGATTGACTTCCTCGATGGGTTGGCGATCGCTCTCCACACCATGCAAGGCCACTATTTTGCCCCCTCCTTTATGCTGGGTCTGATTGAAGGGGGAGAAGTGATTCGCGATTTAACCGCACGGGGATCGGAGCGGGCGAACCTTGACTTGCTCGACTGTCTGGGCAAAACTGCCTTTGTGGAACGGGATGGCGTTGAAGTGGAGGTGGCGGTCAAAGACCTCGTTGAGGGCGATCGCGTAGTCGTCTACCCGGGGGATCAAATCCCCGTTGATGGCATTATTTTGCGGGGTACAGGCCTGATTGATCAGTGCAAACTCACGGGTGAATCGGTACCCGTCACGCGCACCGAGGGGATGGAGGTTTTTGCGTCAACGCTACTGGTGGATGGTCAATTGGTGATTTTGGCGGAGCGGGTGGGGAACAATACCCGTGCGGGCGTGATTGTCGGTTTAATGCAGTCGGCACCGGTGCATGACACGCGCATTGAAAACTACGCGGCGATGGTGGCCAACAAAGCAGTCATTCCCACACTGGCGATCGGCACAGGGGTAGGTTTGCTCTCTGGGGATTTGAATCGGGCGATCGCCCTGCTGACCCTTGATCTTGGTACTGGCATTCGGGTCTCTGTACCCACCACGATTTTGTCGGCGCTCACCTATGCGGCCCAACATGGCGTTCTCATTCGCAGTGGCCGAGCGATTGAAAAACTGGCGCAAATTGACACGATTGTCTTTGATAAAACGGGCACCTTGACCCAAGGTCATGCGGGCGTCACGGATATTAAAGTTATGGATCCTCGCTTCAGTGCCGATGACATCCTCAGTATGGCCGCCAGTGCTGAGCAGGGACTCACCCACCCCGTAGCTGAAGCCATTGTCCGCCATGCCCGTGAAACCCATCAGCCCCTCTTTGACTGTGAAGACTGGGAATACCGCGTTGGCCTCGGTGTGGCCACAAAAGTGCGGGGTGTGGATCTGCGGGTGGGCAGCCGCCGCATGATGGAGCAGGAAAACATTTGCCTGATTGATCTACATGAACGCTTCCCCGATCTCGATTCTGGACGGGCATCAATTGTCTATGTGGCTGGGGATGGGCGTTTGATTGGGGTGATTCTCTACAGCGACCCGATCCGCAATGAAAGTCCCGAAGTCATCCGTGAACTCAAGGGGGCAGGCATTACTCCGCATATGCTGACCGGTGACATTGGCCGCGTTGCCCGTGCGGTGGCTAAAGATTTGGGAATTGCGCCTGACAATATCTATGCCGAAGCCTTCCCAGAAAAGAAAGTGGAGGTGGTGCGTGCCCTCCATGACAGCGGTAAAGTGGTGGCTTTCTGCGGCGATGGTATCAATGACTCGGCGGCGCTGGCCTATGCGGATGTGTCCATTTCCTTTGCGGGGGCAACGGATATTGCCCGTGAAACTGCCGATGTCGTGCTGATGGAGGATGATCTACGGGGACTGACCCTTGCCATTCGCATTGCCAAGCAGGCAATGGAGATTGTCTGGCAAAATACGGCAATTGTGGCCATTCCCAATATTGGCGCATTGCTCTCCGGCATTTTCTTTGCCCTTGACCCGATTTTGGCGGTGGTCATTAACAACGGCACAGCCATCTTAGCAGAGTTGAATGGGTTGCGCCCCTTAGCAGGTCCCGGTGGTCCCTTGCCCTTACCCCCCGTCAAAGACACACAGGAATTTCTCGCTGAATGGGAAGCCACTCACCCCGATCAGCCGGTGCAGCATATTCCACCGAAAGCCACGGGTACTCAGGCGGAGCCTTCGCGGTTGGCTGGATAA
- a CDS encoding pseudouridine synthase — MTTERLQKVLAHWGVASRRHAELLIRSGQVFVNGQRAQLGDKVDPTRDRIEYKGQPLNPPRPPQRLYLLLHKPRGVLCTCHDPQGRTTVLDLLPPTYQRVGGVHPVGRLDADSSGALLLTNDGAFTYYLSHPRHHIPKTYRVWVQGQPPERVLQRWRQGVPLEGVMTLPAVVKLLRSEGDRSLLEIILQEGRNRQIRRVADQLGHPVLALQRIAIGPVHLGNLRPKAVRPLSRRELAALSYPANREGSA; from the coding sequence ATGACCACTGAGCGATTACAAAAAGTCCTTGCCCATTGGGGAGTGGCCTCACGGCGCCATGCAGAACTGCTCATCCGCAGCGGTCAGGTCTTCGTGAATGGTCAGCGAGCACAACTGGGGGACAAAGTCGATCCAACGCGCGATCGCATTGAATACAAAGGACAGCCCCTGAATCCACCCCGCCCCCCCCAACGGCTCTACCTGCTGCTCCATAAACCTAGGGGGGTTCTCTGCACCTGTCACGATCCCCAAGGGCGCACCACCGTTCTCGATCTATTACCCCCGACGTATCAGCGGGTGGGGGGGGTACATCCTGTGGGGCGTTTAGATGCTGACTCTAGTGGAGCACTGCTGCTCACCAATGATGGAGCTTTTACCTACTACCTCAGCCATCCCCGCCATCACATCCCCAAAACCTACCGCGTTTGGGTGCAGGGACAGCCGCCAGAAAGGGTGTTGCAAAGATGGCGACAGGGGGTTCCCCTAGAGGGGGTGATGACGTTACCGGCAGTGGTTAAGCTGCTGCGCAGTGAGGGCGATCGCTCCCTTTTGGAAATCATCCTGCAGGAAGGCCGCAACCGCCAGATTCGCCGTGTGGCTGATCAGCTTGGACATCCGGTTCTTGCCCTGCAACGGATCGCGATCGGCCCTGTTCACCTCGGCAATCTTCGCCCCAAAGCCGTTCGTCCCCTCAGCCGCCGTGAATTAGCCGCCCTTTCTTATCCAGCCAACCGCGAAGGCTCCGCCTGA
- a CDS encoding ABC transporter ATP-binding protein has protein sequence MVSLPKAGRSGRFRRLLAYLRPHQTKIWGGIAALFIVNLLGTYLPLLIGTAVDELQAKFDLQRVVFYALLLIGLASLMWLIRMASRLWIFGAGRLVEFDLKQRLFEHLLRLEPSYFAENTPGDLISRATSDVDNIRRLVGFALLSAANTVFAYGMTLPVMLAIHAGLSLGAIAVYPAVLFIVQTFSDRLRAEQLDVQQSLSELSDLIQEDMSGIALIKIYGQEANEQRQFDQLNQDLLRNNLVLAKTRNILFPLLGGMVSLSLLILLWFGSRMIAANTIQVGDFIALLLYIERLIFPTALLGFTITTYQRGEVSIDRIEAILSVEPRIADAPDALALPRDRVQGHLRCQNLTFTYPNRSTPALNHLSFEIQAGEMVAIVGPIGCGKSTLASALPRLLEIAPNQIFLDGIDITRLRLADLRGAIAYVPQDSFLFSTTIKNNIRYGEPDATELKVIAAASQAQIHNEILNFPKQYDTLVGERGITLSGGQRQRTALARALLVDAPILVLDDALASVDNQTASQILQALRQQQHTRTVLFISHQLSAAATCDRILVMDGGHIVEQGTHGELLAAGGLYQSLWEQYQLESSLR, from the coding sequence ATGGTGAGTCTTCCTAAAGCTGGCCGCTCTGGCCGTTTTCGTCGCCTATTGGCCTACCTGCGTCCCCATCAAACTAAAATCTGGGGGGGCATTGCCGCCCTTTTCATTGTCAACCTCCTGGGCACCTATTTGCCCCTGCTAATTGGTACTGCTGTTGATGAATTGCAGGCTAAGTTCGACTTGCAGCGGGTGGTGTTTTATGCTCTGCTGCTGATTGGTCTCGCCTCCTTGATGTGGCTGATTCGCATGGCCTCGCGCCTATGGATCTTTGGTGCTGGGCGATTGGTGGAATTTGACCTCAAGCAACGGCTCTTTGAGCACCTGTTGCGGTTAGAACCCAGTTATTTTGCGGAGAATACCCCCGGAGATCTGATTAGCCGTGCCACTAGCGATGTGGATAATATTCGGCGGCTGGTGGGCTTTGCCCTTTTGAGTGCAGCGAACACAGTGTTTGCCTACGGTATGACACTGCCTGTGATGCTGGCAATTCATGCGGGGTTGAGCTTGGGGGCGATCGCCGTCTATCCAGCGGTTCTGTTTATTGTCCAAACCTTTAGCGATCGCCTGCGGGCAGAGCAACTTGATGTGCAACAAAGCCTCTCGGAACTCAGCGATCTCATTCAGGAGGACATGAGTGGCATTGCCCTTATTAAAATCTATGGCCAAGAAGCCAATGAGCAACGCCAATTTGACCAGTTAAATCAAGACTTACTCCGCAATAACTTGGTACTGGCCAAAACCCGCAACATTCTTTTTCCCCTCTTGGGGGGGATGGTCAGCTTGAGTTTGCTGATTTTGCTCTGGTTTGGCAGCCGCATGATTGCTGCTAATACGATTCAGGTGGGGGATTTTATTGCCCTGTTGCTGTACATTGAGCGGTTGATTTTCCCGACGGCATTATTGGGATTTACGATTACCACCTACCAACGGGGTGAAGTGAGCATTGACCGCATTGAAGCGATTTTGAGTGTCGAACCGCGCATTGCCGATGCCCCCGATGCCCTTGCCCTCCCCCGCGATCGCGTTCAGGGACACCTGCGTTGTCAGAACTTGACCTTTACTTACCCCAATCGCAGCACCCCTGCCCTCAATCACCTCAGTTTTGAGATTCAAGCGGGGGAAATGGTGGCGATCGTTGGCCCTATTGGCTGTGGCAAATCCACCTTGGCCAGTGCCCTGCCTCGGCTATTGGAGATTGCCCCCAATCAAATTTTCCTTGATGGTATTGACATTACGCGGCTGCGCCTTGCGGATTTGCGGGGGGCGATCGCCTACGTACCCCAAGACAGCTTTCTCTTTAGCACCACCATCAAAAACAACATTCGCTACGGCGAACCCGATGCCACGGAGCTAAAGGTGATTGCTGCTGCCAGCCAAGCCCAAATTCACAACGAGATTCTCAACTTTCCCAAGCAGTACGACACCCTTGTGGGCGAGCGGGGGATTACCCTCTCCGGCGGACAGCGACAACGAACGGCCTTAGCCCGTGCCCTACTGGTGGATGCACCAATTTTAGTCCTCGACGATGCCCTAGCCAGCGTTGATAACCAAACGGCAAGCCAAATTCTGCAAGCGCTGCGGCAGCAACAGCACACGCGCACAGTACTCTTTATTTCCCATCAACTGTCGGCGGCAGCCACCTGCGATCGCATTCTCGTGATGGATGGAGGGCATATTGTCGAACAGGGGACTCACGGTGAACTCTTGGCAGCGGGGGGGCTATATCAATCCCTTTGGGAGCAGTACCAACTGGAAAGCTCCCTTAGATAA
- a CDS encoding YkgJ family cysteine cluster protein, translating to MKKWQCMQGCGACCYLELSDRCEVPTILNAEEFALYQSLIGVDGWCIHFEPLSRRCRIYENRPRFCRVTPEVFEDLYGVTPEELDEFAIQCCCEHISDRYGERSFELLRYEYLVKHSVDPPPEDSPPFD from the coding sequence ATGAAAAAGTGGCAGTGTATGCAGGGGTGTGGTGCCTGCTGTTACCTTGAGTTAAGCGATCGCTGCGAGGTGCCCACCATTCTCAATGCCGAGGAATTTGCCCTTTACCAATCCCTCATTGGTGTCGATGGCTGGTGTATCCACTTTGAACCCCTCAGCCGCCGTTGTCGCATTTATGAAAACCGCCCCCGCTTTTGCCGCGTCACGCCAGAGGTTTTTGAGGATCTGTATGGCGTTACTCCTGAGGAACTGGATGAGTTTGCGATTCAGTGCTGCTGTGAGCACATTAGCGATCGCTACGGTGAACGCAGTTTTGAACTCCTGCGCTATGAATATCTGGTAAAGCATAGCGTAGATCCCCCCCCAGAGGATTCCCCACCTTTTGATTGA